In Pyrus communis chromosome 15, drPyrComm1.1, whole genome shotgun sequence, the genomic stretch ctatgctccagttgcaagacttgacacggtaagattactAATCTCTCTTTCCGCTcagcataaatggaaaatttatcaattagatgtcaagtcagccttccttaatggagttcttgaggaagaagtgtacgtggaacaaccagaaggcttccaagtacaaggaaaagaagataaggtgtatcgtttgaagaaagctttgtatggcctcaagcaagcaccacgagcttggaactcaaggattgacaactaccttcaccaaaatggatttcagaaaggtccatacgagcattcagtttacatgaagaacggtgaaaaaggggagttcttaattatttgtctctatgtagatgacttgttgtttacaggaaacaatgaagcaatgttctatgagttcaagcaatccatgttcagtgaattcgagatgactgacaatggattaatgtcatactttcttggcatagaggtgaagcaagaaagtgacggtatctacatctctcaacaaaagtacatgagagatatattggagaaattcaatatggacaagtgcaatattgtcaacactctagttgcaactggattgaagctgtccaaggaaggagaaggtgagtttgtaaactcaaccgtgtacaaaagcttggttggaagcctaaggtaccttacaatcacaagacctgatatagtttatggtgttggactcgtgagtcgatacatggaaacaccaaaggagtctcattggctggccgccaagagaattttgaggtacataagaggtactctaaactatggtctattttataattttggtgaagatgcaaaattatttggttattcagatagtgattggggaggtgaccaagatgaaaggaaaagcacaattggctatgtgttttttctaggatcaacagctttctcatggacttcaaagaagcaatcaattgttgctttgtcatcatgtgaaaccgagtatgttgctgtagcctcaaccgtatgtgaggcaatttggttaagaaatctgttgaagtcagtgtgtcatccacaagtggaatcgactgtgattcatgtgGATAACGTGTCTGTAATCAAACTTGCAAataatcctgttcaacatggaaggagcaagcacattgataccaggttccattttctaagggaccatgtgaagcaaaagacaattgagctTGTCTATTGTCACACAAAGGAACAAGTGGCTGACATCTTCACTAAGCCACTACCAGTTGAATCATTCCGGTTattgcgtgaaatgctaggcatgaaggcattttgatttgagggggcgtgttggaaattcaaataaaaacaggctgtaaaaggttgcttctagctgttagtttctttacaggttgtatccacacatgctgcaactataaagactaaagtttcctccatgtgctagctgaaatggtgatgaaagacagcaagtgtgctgccatgtgatgtgctagcaggaagacagcagtgtgctgctgtgtattagccgaaagagtgttgattgcaagctggaaagatagttgcatatgtgtgctagactgtccaaagttcttgcatgtgttttaaagggtgtaaagatgttaaacaccccattcattgcatgtgttgttgcattgtttatcaatttctgttttgtataaataggccatcttgctaagctttATAGCATCCTatccaaatcccatttccattctcattttcagcttgtaagctttaagagttgtaaactcttctaatatttcaaagtgtttgttatcaccaagcttgctacttctttcatatatcaaagtccaagtgttttaccaaagcttgttgcttccctcctttctctatttctttgtccaattttattgagagtgaaagtgagaggtgtgatagagtttgtaaacttatcacccacatattttggtattgagttagtaaactcttgTGAATACCAACAGGGTTTCACCAGTAAAACAAATGCTGTTTCCATAGGCAAGTTATGCACTGGGTAAAGAAAGGCTGAGAGTACTGTGTAGGGAAGTGCAAGTCTCTTTCATTTGGTGGAGTACTTAGTTCCTTGATCAAAGCCTCGTTTTTACTAAACATTCAACCCATAATGTTAGTGGCTTAAACAGAATCTTAGTACTAATAAACATGGTTACTTTTCGTATTTTCCTTTCCAACTCAACCTAATAAAatatcggaactccgaagtgtAAGAGTTTAACAAAACTCTAGTTCATATCAAAGTCTTCAGAAGGAGATTCGCAGCAGCTAATTTGTTATTGACAATTGTCAAGTACATAAGGAAGTGAAACTATGAATGTTCTTGcaggaaaaaaataatcatCCTAACTGATATATATAAACTGACTACTCTGAGATTTGTTTCTATGGTGATTTTGGATTGGATCACATAACCCTTAAATCTAATCAATTATCCAAACTAGGTGAATCGCGATaattcttatttttgttttcctagATATCGTACCCCTATGTATCTGAGTTCCTGTATATGTCAGCGAAATTAACTCCAAGAGCTGCTTCTTGTCCTGCAGAAGTAACCCCCAACATCCAAGTTGCAGGAGTTTTGGAAATTTCCTTGATGAAATATAACTCATTTATGTTAGCAGTTGAGCAGAATGTATTGCAGATAGTATAGAATTTCATGTACTTGTAACCCTATCTAACCTCAAAGTAGTTGATCTAGGGGGAACAATGGTGGCCTAGATCCAACATAAATTTCTCCGCCTCCTTGTTTCAAAAGAACAGCTGCAAGAATGTTATTAGTTCTTGTAACATTAAGTAGCATAGTCAAATTGTGTAACCTAAAGCATAAAAAAGGTAATGCCAACAGTGACGTCGTCTTTCAGAGCCCGGGGGTCTAAAAGCAGTGTCTTTCTGCAGAAATCAGACTAGAAATTTGAGAACTCTATGTTAAATATTTGCATCAGTAATATTGCCTAATTGATTACCTTCTTGGCTTGATAATTCCACTAACATCATTGAGGATTGGCAATTGTTGCTTTCGACTCGGAAGAATATGGACGTAATTCAAGAacaatttgagagagagaaagtaaaaCGTGATGTACAAAAGAAATTTTAAGCTACATATAAACTGTTACTGCACAAATTTGTGAAAGATGAAGTGCCTCTAATGTACccagtttttggtttgtttgattcAAAAGATGAATTACCTCTGACATATTAATGGAGAAGTTGAACATTGTAGGCAATGCCTTACCACCaacataagctcttctttaacATTTAAATGCTCGAACCGCACTTCAGTCATTGGATATTCAAGAGCGGAGTCAAGAATTTTTTATTGGGTGggctaattttatttatttatttttaatgcatAAGTTAACTTCTATAAGGAAACTCTAATGAATGACCAAACAAGATATTATTGTTGTTCAATTAAttagaaaaacaaatattttaatattttattatttggacaaaaaaaaaaaaaaagaagaataagtCACTCAGTATCACagtttggtggtattcctcttcacttggaagtgagaggtcttgggttcgaatgtcatggatggcgaattcgataccaaattaggttgctcattgtgttgcttagccgaactctcctctattcttagtgtaaaaatatcgatgaactaaaaaaaaagaaaaaaaaaaaaattggactcCACTAGATCAAGGAAGTTTGTTGTATTATTAATGGCATTGGCATTGAGCTTTTCAATGTGAACATGGGTGGACTAGCGGTGGCTAAACTAAAAACTTATATGAGGTAAAATGAATTGGGCGTTTCTAAGTGCAGACCTTGCGTGCGAACTGGAATTTAACGGTCGTGATCTGACGAGCTCACGCCTAAAATCGAATTGTTGTGACTGCaattcaaaactttttttttttttttttttattcattgcGGCGAAAGGGGGAGGTGAGAGAGGTTCTTCACGcgtccaagaaggaaagaatGACAGAAAGAGGGAGGTAGTGTGAGGAATCGATTTCAGGTGGACTGAATCTTTGTTTCGATTGTGACCCGGTAGTTCTATacctttaatttcttttttttcactgGGTACGTTTTgttggagagagagggagaaattaGGGTTGTTTTCGCAGGGAAAGAGTGGCACAAAGAGGGAGCCAATGAATGGTGGAAGTGTTTGATTTTAGGTGGATACCGTGGATTGAAGCTAAATTTCGATTGCGACCCGTAAACCTgtaaaattgaaattcaaataCAACCCACCAAGCTTTCCCGCACTTTCATGCAAATTAAAATTGCATATCGTGGATTTTTATAGCTGAACCAGCTGATACATTAAATGAAATGGCTCTCAGGGTCTATGATCAGACATACATGACCAAACATTTGTGTGTGTCTTACCAGACATGTCTTTCCCTTCAGAAGGAACGGGAGTTTAATACACATTTATTTTATATGAACTTCAAAAAGTATATCCTGTGCATAGTCCAACATTTCATAAAATACTTGGTTTTTACACAGTTACACTTAGTAATCTCTCTTACATAAATCATAGTTTAATATGcatacatcattttttttttgtgtatttattttttacaagtAATTTTTGAACATATGTCAAACTGTAATTTGTAcgtgaaaagaaaattgtaatttttagtGTGCCAATTGAATATGTTAAACTGTGATTATACTTGAGAATTATGACAAAAAACTGTAATTAATTTGTATGTAGAAAAGACATTGGAGCAAAAAAACCAATCTCTCTTTATGTACCACAAATCGCAGatttaaaagtaaaatattttaGGGGCAAAACGAAAAGAAACGGCTTCAGATCTGCAGCTGCATGATTTTCCCTACACAAGAAACAAATATCAATCACTTAGTTAAAAGGTAAAACTACAGGGTTGTTTATTCAATTAAACGTGCCGGTTCCATACGTGCaatgaacaaattaatttgATTCTTATTTAATCGTGATATGAACCTGTTGCTTATTGCTTAATATCCCAGCTAGCAAGatttaatcaatttctaatAATGAATGAGACTGTGAGAGTTCCATTGAATTATAAATTGCAATAAAATAGCAAAAGCAAGATTAATCATTatatttcctcttctttttttgtttcaatttgatTATGTCATCGCTAAGCACGAGCTACAATGTCAACCCTTTTTTAATAAGCTCCGGGCAGACAGATATTTTGTCTTGCTTGCTAGCTGGTCGGCCTTccataaaaaaagaaataaaaataaaaataaaaataaaaagctttGAGAACGTGATCTAATGCGAGATCAGAGACACGGATAAGTTGTCAttcttattatttaaaaaacaataatCAACTTGAGCATTATATTCTCAATGTGCGTTCAAGTGGTGAATTTTCTAAATTGAAAGGAATTGGTAGTCTTGCAAAAAAATAATGGAGACAGGGAGAAATATAGTATATAATCATGTGTAATTGTTATCACATTAGCTTTGATTCTACTAATTGCCACTACTTTAGTCGAGTGAGTCTTTTTTCACTCTGAATATTGTGAAAAGTAAATTACATAACCAAATATGAGACCAATGGTTGATTGATTGCATGGTGGTTTATATTGAGAGCAATGTTTTTTCTTCCATTAATAATGAAGTTATAATGCAGcattttcaaaatatgaaaacgcATCGTGGACAATTATAAAttgtattgttattttttttttataaattatgaatAATAGAACTACAATTTCATTTTAAGGTTATTATATGTCTAAGAAATGTTTATGAACTTTATTGTGACCttccaaattatttttttggatcTGTCAGTGATATTAGATGCATGAATTTTTTTCACCTTAGCTGGGGGAAAGATCAAGTCTCAAGAGGCTCTCAGAGTCTCAACCATTGACTTTGAACCAAAAGTTCGTACGTGCAATCATTTTCATCTTAGCTAGGGGGAAAGATGAAGAGGCTCTCAGAGTCTCAACCATTGACTTTCAACCAAAAGTTCATATGTCTAATAACCATTCAAGTTAGCACATATGCTTGGACCcggcttctctgccctcccacttcccatACATTCTtatcccctcctattttgtgcggtcacagTTACGCCACGTCagtattttatattgatttttttttatagagataataaaacaaaaatcaatagtaatataaaatattgacgtggtttaaccgtgaccacacaaataggaggggatgaaagTGTAtgagaagtgggagggcagagaagccgGGTCCAAACATATGTGCTAACTTGATTTGTGATTAAACATATGAACTTTTGGTTGAAAGTCAATGGTTGAGACTCTGAGAGCCTCTTGATCTTTTCCCCTAGCTAAGATGAAAATGATTGCACATACGAACTTTTGGTTCAAAGTCAATGGTTGAGACTCTGAGAGCCTCTTGAGACTTGATCTTTCCCCTAGCTAAGGTGAAAAAAATTCATGCTAAGTCaatggattaaaaaatttaggttttaaccaaaataataaaaatgtgttataagtgaatagtactataaatgactttttataataaaaatgtctttaacgttaaaagtgaacagtatcaggagtgtttcgttaaaactcctttaTTACTTATTAAAATCCCATTCTAAATCTTCTTGAATTAAACTTACCATTCATCATCCATCATTGTTGTTGAGAATAGGAATTTATATTGGGAAAGAAGAGACTTTGTATGAGTTTATAAGTAGTTGGTACTTTTCACATTATCAATTGCttttatgatgaaacctcaAATTTCTTCATCTATCAGAGCATGTTATCCCAAATGTGAAGCCTAATGGCCACACGTGCTTTATGTCACCTGATTTGTGTTGTTCACGagttagacttgaaaatttgtcacacATAAGAGAGCGTGTTGAGCGTATGAATCCTATATCAGAAAAAAGAATAAACCTTATATGGGAAATACTTGAGCTACTCCACATATTGCCGATGTTAATTTTAAAgttgaacctcaactttcttcaattaTCAATTTTGTCTTTTAAATTCACATGACTGACAACATAATTAAAATCTTATTCATCCGTAATAGACCAAAACGGGTACGAAACAGTCTTTTTAAGGACAATGGGATGGTGATTCCACACTTTCGTTTTCTCTTTCTGCAgtcctccattttttttccccttGACACTCCTTTAATTTGTTCAATCTAGAGGAAAGCATAGAGAGAAAAGAAGAGTGCAAAAATTACTACTCCTAATTTACACATAGGTGAGATACAAGACCCTATTGGGCCCAAAGACATTTATTAAACAgaaacgaaatttacatgttgAATTAAAATGCAATTACAAAATTCAGATCAAATTCCATACATATGGAGTCGGCTTTGGCATACCCTATAACATGTATATTATGCATACTTACAAATATCTTGGAATTCCGTAAAAACCAAGGACATGTTATTGgctttttatgttttcttcAGAATCTCTCATCTCTTTTGGAAATTAAATGCCTTGATTGAGAAGGCAAAAGTGAACCCAAAGAGCACACAAATGCCAACGTGCACAGCTGcaattacacccaaaaggtCCCGTCTATACCCAAAGTAATTCCTCACAAAGTGTTCCACACTTTCACCTGAATCAAATTTGTCTTTTATGTCTCCAAACTGCGAAGTAATCAATCCGTATAACGTGTATGAGACCGGGCAAATCCAGTAGTACCATCTCCACCAAATTGGCATTCTCTGTGATAGAAACAAATTTAGTACATTGTAAGTAATGGTTCATCGTGATACAAGGAAGTTTCTTAAACTCAAACCAGACATACATAAGAGCTATAGGAACTTACCGTTCTTGGAACGATGAATCCTGAGAAGAGATTCCATATTGCATAGAAGGCAGAGGCGACTATGGCACCAATGTTATGATTGGGAGTCACGGCTACGGTCATCATACCATAGAACGTGAAGTATAAGAAAGTGAAGTACATGAAGAAGATGTACCAAAGGAACTTGCTGACTGTCCACTCAAATCCGATCATTGTGTATACAATAACTCCATATATGATTGTCTGAACAAAAATATACGGGAGCTCAATCACTACCTGCAAATCATAGGAATTTGGTGAGATCCATACCATCATGGCCGAATTCaacaaaaactaataaaattcaTGTTTATACAACTTCAAGGGTAAGAGTAACCAAGTAGACTGAAACATGCTTCAATAATTTGTTCTTTTTGAAATTCTGAACATTTCAATAAAGAAGAATCACAGTTTGATTGGATCATCTACCCTTTAGAAAGGCAACCTTAATGAGAGAAATACCTGTCCAAAGGCATACGGCAATGCCGAGTACATTCCAGCTGCCCTTTCTCTGTAAAAGACTGTCCTCTCAATAGCCACAACCGGCTGTACTGATGAGGAATTTTGATACCCAATGAAGAGAACAGCAGCATAAATGGAACCCATTGCATTGAAAAGATCTTGTTGGTTTCTCCTGCATTTTCAATAATTATTGTCAAATTAAGGACTAAAGTTTCCATTTTCACACTGTTTTGTTGTATGTTTTAAACTTGGGGTGCCATTTACCTTTTCGAGCCCAGATCCCAGAATATTGTCCCAAACATTAAAGCTATGAAAATTGTGAACAAGAGTCTCACTGCACTGTATGGCGGGTTTCGCCAGTATGATAAATGTTGTTTCCATAGACAGGCCATGCACTGGCTGAAGAAAGACTGAGAGTACTGAGTAGGGAAGTACAAGTCTTTTGAACCAGCTGGAGGAGTACTTAGCTCCTTGATCATGGCCTTGTTTCTCCTGAACCATTCAAGATGTTATTAGTAGTTACAAAACCAAATGTGCTAAAATTCAACTAGAAAATTCTTCAACTTCCAGGTTTTAGGGGCATTTAGAATTAGAATTAGAAACTTCAGCGGAACCCTACCTGTATAGTTCTGAGTTCCTGTATATATCCGTGAAGTTGACACCAAGAACTGCTTCTTGTGCTGCTGCAGTAATCTCCAACATCCAAGTTGCAGGATTGTAACCATCCTTAATTTTAGGAACTCCATCAATATcctttgttaaaacaaaaaccaTGTCAGTAAATACAATTAGGTATGACAACGTTTGAGAGAGTGCGAATTCGTAAACATGTTAAACAGATATTGGAAACATGCTTTTATAAGCCTTACCTCAAAGTACTTGATCAAATGTGCAGAATGACGGCCTAAAGGACCAACATATATTTCTTCACCTCCCCTTTTCAAAAGAAACAGCTGCAGTGCGAGATTGAATTGATCAGTTATGGTAATATTAAGTAgcacattcattttttttttaattctaaagCATAAAGAGTGTCTTGCCTCATCGAAAGAATCAAATATGTCAATGCTTGGCTGATGGATGGTGCAGACTACAGTTCGCCCAGTGTCCACTGTATTCCTCACTGTTCTCATTACAATTGCAGCTGCCCTGGCATCAAGGCCAGAGGTTGGCTCGTCCATGAATATTATGGATGGATTGGCAACAAGCTCTACTGCAATCGTTAGCCTCTTACGCTGCTCAGTTGAGAGACCATTCACTCCAGGCAATCCAACAAGCGCTTCTCTTATGGAGGTCAGTTCCACAAGATCCATGACTTCCTCAATAAACATCTGCAAAATTTTTAGTCAACAACTTGACTAAACAGACCACACTAAATTGACAAATATGCGACCTTACTGTCATATGCTTTACCTTTCTGGTAGTGGAATCAACCTCAGGAGGCAACCGGAGGGATGCAGAGTAAACCAAAGACTCATAAACTGTTACATGAGGAGAGTGTATGTCGGTTTGCTCACAATATCCTGATATGCGAGCAAATGTTTCTTGCTTTTTAGGATACCCAGATATTGTGATGTTTCCTTCAATAAATCCACCCGTTTTCCTCCCTGCCAACACATCCATTAGAGTAGTCTTTCCAGCGCCACTAATACCCATCAGAGCTGTTAAGACTCCTGGCCTAAAAGCACCGGTCACACCCTTCAGAAGTGGTAGCCGATCCTCAGTTACCCCTTGCTTTTTCATTTCCTGAAGCCATGTTATAAATTTGAGGTTAAAGATGTATTCAGTGCTACTTGTAGAGAAGTAAAGAGAAGCATTGTTGCCTGAATCTCAAACCGAATTCGTGaataaccaaaacaaaatggGAATTTTCTTCAGAAAAGCTCTTCAAGCCTGAAATCTCAAACATTGTTTTCGCTTACATAAAACTGAAAAATACCTGGGGCATGTCAACGGCATATTTGATTTCATCAAAAGTAATCCAAAGAGGTTCGAAAGGAAGAACCATTCCTCGCTTCTTGTTTTGATTGGCTTCAGTAATGCTACCCACTCTTGCAGACAGTGTTCTTGATGATACACTTCTTCGACTTTCATTCCTTGGGTCTGCATTGTTAACCAAGAAATCATGTTATAGATCGAAATATGCAAGCTACTAGGGAGACTTAATCTTGGGAACTTTTCGACTCACCAGAAGAGTTCTTCCCTCTTGATGATAGCTCAACAGAATCTCCAGCTTTATCAGTAAGTTTCTCAGCCAAGGCCTCTTTGGATAGTACTGCTTGAGGCTTCCCAAATGCTGCAAAATAGTTGTTCGGGTCATTAGTTATAATGCTCATATGGAAATACCAAAAAACATATGTGCACAGATACTTACGATTGAGAAACTTCAAGGCCAAAGTATAGAAGAAATTGAATAGAAAAATATATCCGACTGTAGCTCCTACTCCAATCCAGTACCAATATGGTTGTATGAAAACCCCGCGAGACTTCAAGACCATAACTCCTAACGATTCTGTTGAATTAGGAGGAACCTAGAACACaaatatatccatatgtatcaGCTAATGctttcaaaataaaatcctgAAACACTAATGTTTCCACTTACATGGCTCCAACTGTCTCCGAGAAATTCATTGACAGCTATGGCGTTTTGGCCATACATCATCGGTGAGGCCCAATAACCCCATATCCACCACTTCTTCACGTTGTCTGATTCAAAAGACATATTTAAAACCATCAGCCAAAAGAAATGtgattatttttcttattacttAGATTATATTGTTTCCATGCATAGTTCACCTCGAGACAAGacaaagccacccaaaactaGTACTGCAAGCAACGCGAAAGACCCGAATGTGTTTGCAACAATGATATTCCTCCCTAATGCCCCCATAAATCGGAATAGTCCTGATGCCATCTGGTTAAGCAATAGGAGTAAAAGATATTGTCTAAAAAACCTGCCATTTGAGAGACGTCATCAGATTCTGAAACCACATGTGAATTATAAATAGGATTTGTAGTGTGTATGATGTTTTCTTTCTCACCTTTCGATGTTTGGATCAAAACCAATTACATAGTACGTCATGACCACCCAAACGGCAACTTCTACGAAGCTGATAGGGATCTTAAGGATCCATGTCGGTAAAGAGTATGCCCAAGCAGGATAGAAGAGAAGGTCCCTTTGCTTGAAAAATACAGGAAGTTTCATGATAGTCATGGCAAGCTCTGAGAACCCATTAAACATAACTACGATCACTGTAAAGAACATATCACCCATGAAAATACCCCCATCGTCAACTGTATTCTTATGCATCTCAGTCCGGAGAAATAGGGTCATTGATATAAAAGCCAATATAATGAGCTGAAACCAAAAACCACAAGAAATCAATATGCCTAGTACTCATTGAGCTTCGCTGAACAAATCTTCTTTTCAAATAGTGTTAGCACTTTTTTCGAACTATTTTCCAACAAATTATAGAAATCCACAGTATGATTCCAATTTACATTAAACACCACTTACCTGAGTCATCTTGAAAATGTAGACGAACGAATTCCTCTTCATAAGCAAAAATTCTCTATCAATGCAAGCTTTAAGCAATTCCTTCTTGCTAACACCATACGTCTGAGTTGTTAAGGCTGCAGGGTGACCCTTGGACTTGTCAAATGGAGTAGAAAGCTCATCACCAAGTTTTCGACCAATATGAAATGACTGAAATGCTTCAGCAAATTCCTTGGAAGATATAAAATTATATGGCTCTTCTTTATCCGCCCAGTACTGCTCCTGATCTTTCCTTGATGTTACCTATAATACAGCAGgcgagggaaaaaaaaaaaaaaaaaaaaaaaaaaacataaggttAGGAAAAAGGACCTCTCTGAAGAACGAGAAAGTGGTAACACAACAATAGGAGTGCAAATTCTTACTTCTTGTAAGAAGTCAGCTACTCCTTTCCTCTCTGGACATTTGAATCCCATGTGCTCAAAGAACTCGATCACATTTTCGCGGGGGCCTTGGTACACGACTTGCCCATCAGACAGCACAATTATGTCATCAAATAGGTCGTAGGTTTCTGGTGCCGGTTGGAGAAGAGAGATAACAGCAGTTCCACTGAGGATGTGAATGGATTCTCTGAGTGATTTCACTATCTGAAATGTTGTTGAACTGTCTAAACCAGTTGATATCTCATCCATAAAAAGTGCTCTTGCCGGTCCAACCAGCATCTCCCCTGCAGTTATGGATCAGAATTTTCAATAACCAATAGGCAAGGAAAGTATGTCCAACATTAGTTACGGCAGTATGGTAATCAACGGTTTACCTGTTGTGACTCGCTTCTTTTGTCCGCCAGAAATACCTCGTACCATTTCGTCCCCCACCATGATGTCTGCGCAAACCTCAAGTCCCAAAACCTGCAAAGTTTGTGTTAGCATCTGAAAGAAAAATGGTCCCAAAATCTGATACATTTATCTAATTTGAGCTTAAACTTAGAAGGAAAACGAATCCACCTTGAGTATATAATCTGTAACTACACTGGTCTCCTGTCCTTCCAGCGATGCTGCCTGCAAAAGTTGAAAAGCATTTCAAGATATTGAAACGGATTTTTTCAACAACACTTTTGCATTATCTGAAATATGTTATAAACAGAAAGTTCTGTGGATATTAAGTTTACCTTCATGTAGATATCTAGATCAGGATCTGGCATGATATTtgcttccttttctctccttgATAATTCTGCCAACATTTCTGAAAATTTGACAAATGAAAAATTCGTTTCAGATTCATGAGAATACTTCAGTTTAAACCACAAATGTCAAATGTTTTGGGGTTTCAACTTGCCATAACGTGGTCCGACCCCTTGACATCTTGCCGAAAAAGCCAATGTTTCTCTCACTGTCATTTCCCCTATGTGGAGATCATGCTGACTAATATAAGCCGAGGTCCTCTCTGGCACAAACTCTTCCATCCCATGT encodes the following:
- the LOC137717562 gene encoding pleiotropic drug resistance protein 1-like isoform X8, which produces MDNGSGDIIRVSSARLSSSNIWRNSTMDVFSKSSHDEDDEEALKWAAIEKLPTYLRIRRGILTEEEGKGREIDIKNLGLLERKNVLERLVKTAEEDNEKFLLKLKDRINRVGLDMPTIEVRYEHLNVEAEAYVGGRALPTIFNFVANILEGCLNFVHILPSRKHPLPILANVSGIIKPRRMTLLLGPPGSGKTTLLLALAGKLAKDLKFSGRVAYNGHGMEEFVPERTSAYISQHDLHIGEMTVRETLAFSARCQGVGPRYEMLAELSRREKEANIMPDPDLDIYMKAASLEGQETSVVTDYILKVLGLEVCADIMVGDEMVRGISGGQKKRVTTGEMLVGPARALFMDEISTGLDSSTTFQIVKSLRESIHILSGTAVISLLQPAPETYDLFDDIIVLSDGQVVYQGPRENVIEFFEHMGFKCPERKGVADFLQEVTSRKDQEQYWADKEEPYNFISSKEFAEAFQSFHIGRKLGDELSTPFDKSKGHPAALTTQTYGVSKKELLKACIDREFLLMKRNSFVYIFKMTQLIILAFISMTLFLRTEMHKNTVDDGGIFMGDMFFTVIVVMFNGFSELAMTIMKLPVFFKQRDLLFYPAWAYSLPTWILKIPISFVEVAVWVVMTYYVIGFDPNIERFFRQYLLLLLLNQMASGLFRFMGALGRNIIVANTFGSFALLAVLVLGGFVLSRDNVKKWWIWGYWASPMMYGQNAIAVNEFLGDSWSHVPPNSTESLGVMVLKSRGVFIQPYWYWIGVGATVGYIFLFNFFYTLALKFLNPFGKPQAVLSKEALAEKLTDKAGDSVETLSARVGSITEANQNKKRGMVLPFEPLWITFDEIKYAVDMPQEMKKQGVTEDRLPLLKGVTGAFRPGVLTALMGISGAGKTTLMDVLAGRKTGGFIEGNITISGYPKKQETFARISGYCEQTDIHSPHVTVYESLVYSASLRLPPEVDSTTRKMFIEEVMDLVELTSIREALVGLPGVNGLSTEQRKRLTIAVELVANPSIIFMDEPTSGLDARAAAIVMRTVRNTVDTGRTVVCTIHQPSIDIFDSFDELFLLKRGGEEIYVGPLGRHSAHLIKYFEDIDGVPKIKDGYNPATWMLEITAAAQEAVLGVNFTDIYRNSELYRRNKAMIKELSTPPAGSKDLYFPTQYSQSFFSQCMACLWKQHLSYWRNPPYSAVRLLFTIFIALMFGTIFWDLGSKRRNQQDLFNAMGSIYAAVLFIGYQNSSSVQPVVAIERTVFYRERAAGMYSALPYAFGQVVIELPYIFVQTIIYGVIVYTMIGFEWTVSKFLWYIFFMYFTFLYFTFYGMMTVAVTPNHNIGAIVASAFYAIWNLFSGFIVPRTRMPIWWRWYYWICPVSYTLYGLITSQFGDIKDKFDSGESVEHFVRNYFGYRRDLLGVIAAVHVGICVLFGFTFAFSIKAFNFQKR